A window from Chromatiaceae bacterium encodes these proteins:
- a CDS encoding OmpA family protein, translated as MKKKAFYWCLGPALVLAASTVEAGGVRMYGQGEIPQAGEVASILSGGTSAPKMRGISLDPVYNKDDKVEAGLAKVAAPKNDAIGVPVEFAFNSADISPDYKPQLDAIAEGIKMTNGVSVVVEGHTDAYGAEGYNEQLSLRRAAAVKEYLVSMHGIGPSQLIVKGYGEALPIDSTNPFAAANRRVQFRAAN; from the coding sequence ATGAAAAAGAAAGCTTTTTACTGGTGCCTGGGTCCGGCGTTGGTGCTCGCTGCGAGCACGGTCGAAGCCGGTGGTGTACGCATGTACGGACAGGGCGAGATACCGCAGGCCGGCGAGGTGGCGAGCATCCTCAGCGGAGGCACGTCCGCACCGAAAATGCGCGGCATCAGCCTCGACCCGGTGTATAACAAGGACGACAAGGTCGAAGCCGGTCTGGCCAAGGTCGCCGCGCCGAAAAACGATGCGATTGGCGTTCCGGTTGAATTCGCATTCAATTCGGCCGATATCTCGCCTGATTACAAGCCGCAGCTTGACGCAATCGCCGAAGGGATCAAGATGACCAACGGTGTTTCGGTGGTGGTCGAAGGACACACCGATGCCTACGGTGCCGAGGGCTACAACGAGCAGTTGTCGTTGCGCCGCGCTGCCGCAGTCAAGGAGTATCTGGTCAGCATGCACGGCATTGGCCCGTCACAGCTGATCGTGAAAGGTTATGGTGAGGCGTTGCCGATCGACAGCACCAACCCGTTCGCGGCGGCAAACCGCCGGGTGCAGTTCCGCGCGGCAAACTAA